From the genome of Scytonema hofmannii PCC 7110, one region includes:
- the ligA gene encoding NAD-dependent DNA ligase LigA — translation MEAMETEAKQRIQELRQLLQKASYAYYVLDSPIMEDAVYDQLYRELQQLEHQHPELVSPDSPTQRVGEKPTTQFTSVRHNIPLYSLENAFNVDELNNWDQRWRRQSPNAGAVDYVCELKIDGSALALTYENGVLVRGATRGDGTTGEDITQNVRTIRSIPLRLNVETKHGGSETSGASGASLPERIEVRGEAFLPLEVFQKINQERQKVGEAVFANPRNAAAGTLRQLDSRIVAQRRLDFFAYTLHIPGRDDASIASTQWEALELLQKLGFRVNPNKRLCSSLKEVAEYYEHWDTERLNLPYMTDGVVVKLNSFKLQEQLGFTQKFPRWAVALKYAAEEAPTRVENIAVNVGRTGALTPLAEMRPVQLAGTTVSRATLHNADRIAQLDIRIGDTAIVRKAGEIIPEVLRVLPELRPEGTKPFVMPSHCPVCGQPVVREMDEAVTRCVNASCPAILKGAIEHWVSRDALDIKGMGEKLVHQLVDKGVVHSVADLYDLTEENLYALERMGKKSAQKLVEAIAQSKNQSWSRVLYGLGIRHVGNVTAQVLAEKFPTVEQLADATQADIETIHGIGAEIAQSVYQWFRIDANQTLISRLKDAGLQLEIVLDAIAQNDDNQKLAGKTFVITGTLPTLKRDEAKALIQKAGGKVTDSVSKKTDYLVVGEDAGSKLTKAQELGVAQLSEEKLLEFFES, via the coding sequence ATGGAAGCGATGGAGACGGAAGCTAAACAGCGTATTCAAGAACTGCGACAACTCTTACAAAAGGCTAGTTATGCCTATTACGTCCTTGATTCTCCCATCATGGAGGATGCAGTTTATGACCAGTTGTATCGGGAGTTACAACAACTGGAACATCAACACCCAGAATTGGTGTCGCCGGATAGTCCCACTCAACGGGTTGGAGAAAAACCGACGACTCAGTTTACCTCGGTGCGTCACAACATTCCACTCTATAGTTTAGAGAACGCATTTAATGTAGATGAGTTAAATAATTGGGATCAACGCTGGCGGAGACAATCACCCAATGCAGGCGCGGTGGACTATGTGTGCGAACTCAAAATTGATGGCTCTGCTTTAGCGTTGACTTATGAAAATGGTGTTCTTGTCAGGGGTGCAACTAGAGGCGATGGCACAACGGGGGAAGATATTACCCAAAACGTGCGGACTATTCGCTCGATTCCCTTGCGCTTAAATGTAGAGACCAAGCATGGCGGGTCTGAAACATCTGGCGCGTCGGGTGCATCTCTACCAGAAAGAATAGAAGTGCGGGGTGAAGCGTTTTTGCCCCTAGAAGTGTTTCAAAAAATCAACCAAGAAAGACAAAAAGTAGGTGAAGCGGTGTTTGCCAATCCTCGGAATGCTGCGGCGGGTACACTCAGGCAGTTAGATTCCCGGATTGTAGCGCAACGACGGTTAGATTTCTTTGCTTACACGCTACATATTCCCGGTAGAGATGATGCTAGTATTGCCAGTACTCAGTGGGAAGCACTGGAATTGTTGCAGAAATTGGGATTTCGGGTAAATCCTAACAAGCGCTTGTGTTCTTCTTTAAAAGAAGTTGCTGAGTATTACGAACACTGGGATACTGAACGGCTGAATTTACCTTACATGACTGATGGGGTGGTCGTAAAGCTGAATTCTTTCAAACTTCAGGAACAGCTTGGGTTTACGCAGAAGTTTCCTCGTTGGGCTGTGGCGCTGAAGTATGCCGCAGAAGAAGCACCGACTCGTGTGGAAAATATTGCTGTAAATGTGGGTAGAACTGGGGCGTTGACTCCTCTTGCAGAAATGCGTCCCGTGCAATTGGCAGGAACTACTGTTTCTCGTGCTACTCTACATAATGCCGATCGCATTGCTCAATTAGATATCCGCATTGGGGATACTGCGATCGTACGTAAAGCGGGGGAAATTATCCCGGAAGTTTTGCGAGTTCTTCCAGAACTGCGTCCTGAAGGTACAAAACCCTTTGTCATGCCCAGCCATTGCCCTGTTTGCGGTCAACCCGTGGTGCGGGAAATGGATGAAGCAGTGACTCGGTGTGTAAATGCTTCCTGTCCAGCTATCTTAAAAGGAGCAATTGAGCATTGGGTCAGTCGCGATGCTTTGGATATTAAGGGTATGGGTGAAAAGCTGGTACATCAACTTGTGGACAAGGGAGTTGTGCATTCTGTTGCCGATTTGTATGACTTGACAGAGGAGAATTTGTATGCATTGGAACGGATGGGAAAAAAGTCGGCACAAAAGTTGGTGGAGGCTATAGCCCAATCAAAAAACCAATCTTGGTCTCGCGTGCTGTATGGTTTGGGTATTCGTCATGTTGGGAATGTGACGGCACAAGTTTTGGCGGAAAAGTTTCCGACTGTGGAACAATTGGCTGACGCAACACAAGCGGATATTGAAACAATTCACGGTATTGGGGCAGAAATTGCTCAGTCTGTTTATCAGTGGTTCCGCATTGATGCAAATCAAACTTTGATTTCTCGACTCAAAGATGCTGGGTTGCAATTGGAGATTGTATTGGATGCGATCGCACAAAATGATGACAATCAAAAGTTGGCTGGGAAAACTTTTGTGATTACTGGCACTCTACCAACTTTAAAGCGGGATGAGGCGAAGGCGTTGATCCAAAAAGCGGGTGGAAAAGTTACGGATTCTGTGAGTAAGAAAACCGATTATTTAGTTGTGGGAGAAGATGCGGGGTCTAAGTTGACTAAGGCGCAGGAGTTGGGTGTTGCTCAGTTGAGTGAGGAGAAGTTGTTGGAATTTTTTGAGAGTTAA
- a CDS encoding sensor histidine kinase, with protein sequence MGNGSWGIESTPNSHCPKIRITTELVEDTRVLIRISDNGPGMPEPVQNQIFNPFFTTKAEGKGTGLGLSISHQIIAQKHNGMLQCISSFGQGTEFIIEIPLDTNQLPVTSDQ encoded by the coding sequence ATGGGCAATGGGTCATGGGGTATAGAATCTACTCCTAATTCTCATTGTCCAAAAATTCGCATTACAACTGAACTTGTTGAAGACACAAGAGTTCTTATTCGGATTTCAGACAATGGACCAGGAATGCCTGAACCAGTACAGAATCAGATATTTAATCCTTTTTTCACGACAAAAGCAGAAGGCAAAGGGACTGGATTAGGTCTTTCTATCAGTCACCAGATTATCGCACAAAAACACAACGGAATGTTGCAATGTATTTCATCTTTCGGCCAAGGAACAGAATTTATTATTGAGATTCCATTGGATACTAACCAGTTACCAGTGACCAGTGACCAGTGA
- a CDS encoding MBL fold metallo-hydrolase, protein MKRRQFVGYAGVGMVTALFTSLSSEFQANAQSKPRSGGSLSIQWLGHTSFLFTGGGVRILANPFRTVGCTAGYRPPKVQADLVLISSQLLDEGAVEDLPGNPKLIYEPGVYEFNSIKFQGIAINHDRKGGKQFGINTAWQWKQGGISILHLGGAAAPISIEQKILMGRPDVALVPVGGGPKAYNAEEAKQAIQVINPKLVIPTHYRTQAADASTCDISPLDQFLTAMDGMTVRRSNSDTITISSGDLPEKSAIQLLSYKF, encoded by the coding sequence ATGAAACGACGACAGTTCGTGGGCTATGCAGGGGTAGGAATGGTGACAGCATTATTTACTAGCTTGAGTTCTGAATTTCAAGCAAATGCTCAGTCTAAACCTCGATCTGGTGGTTCATTATCAATTCAGTGGTTGGGTCATACCTCCTTTCTGTTTACTGGTGGCGGCGTAAGAATTCTGGCAAATCCCTTTCGGACAGTAGGTTGTACCGCAGGGTATCGTCCGCCCAAAGTTCAAGCAGATTTGGTATTGATTAGCAGTCAACTGTTAGATGAGGGCGCTGTAGAAGATCTCCCTGGAAATCCCAAACTCATTTACGAACCGGGAGTTTACGAGTTTAATAGCATTAAATTTCAAGGAATTGCCATAAATCACGATCGCAAAGGTGGAAAACAATTTGGCATCAATACCGCTTGGCAGTGGAAGCAAGGGGGTATTAGCATTCTTCACTTAGGGGGAGCAGCTGCACCCATATCCATTGAGCAAAAAATTCTGATGGGGCGTCCTGATGTGGCGTTAGTTCCCGTAGGTGGAGGGCCAAAAGCTTATAATGCTGAAGAAGCCAAGCAAGCCATTCAAGTCATTAATCCTAAACTAGTAATTCCTACTCATTACCGTACACAAGCAGCTGATGCTTCTACGTGTGACATTTCCCCATTAGATCAATTTTTGACAGCAATGGATGGTATGACAGTGCGCCGTAGCAATAGTGACACAATAACTATCAGCTCTGGCGATCTCCCAGAAAAGAGTGCCATTCAACTGTTAAGTTACAAGTTTTAG
- a CDS encoding serine/threonine-protein kinase, which yields MNAEEALEFVDNLVFNGTGEHLDKTQKILLCQFWEDNDRTYQEIGDRLQYTEDHLKSVGVKLWQLLSELLGKKVSKVNFQAVVQHSSEYIGKLIRERYRIIKFLGSQDEDNIFALSIPEFEEMINLFLIKDEGLPGEPLCMMKQFSYKNLPSLQDRHRAILDEARLQFENQVLILGEIGTNHLSIPRLLDYFADQEYFYLIQQYIQGNTLEQELQKFGLFSEAKIINFLQEFLPTLQYCHSKQVIHRNISPTQIVRQTSNSKICLIDFGIAVSVNSNRSSLTIGNPNFGAPEQLSGNPVYASDIYALGKTCVYLLTGKVPSHLETNEASVDRILWRNEVKISNEFAEILPKMLAVNVRERYQSTSEVLSAIQQLANLFQTINSFSENESRTVAYSLLQNVSSKSLLIGGDLKVSISLNSLDNNNTTYILELSNNEATGNEINIFLTAPGFQFNSDNTTSLPLDPDTANITQTAIFNLTALRPGTTQIKAELYCGDSYKTTLETEVEITAFEEIELRPLIAARSRPVPQPDIIFQILTTWNESPSTCTFNYHIDTFQRRLLFTDDVDHNSQSKSAAWVETTQQLLKITLEEAANSISEDFRARLTSLGQYLFKSLLPEELQNTFRTIASFNRPFSLLILADRDAWFPWELLHDGQKFFGEYFIIGRWLWELEKTRPYEFPVGAVNVAHYANVEQPEIWTELLEAPGAPPPIPLQGGVLADLNFTESLRGLHLVRFGQSLDATNRQNAPVLIDNSITYDIESEVQPAKLSLRRNRPLVTLGYISADQPELTVLEQTWASTFIRAGCSVFVAPLWAVQPNVEAAFVSAFYNSIWAGQTLGVAFQMACRLAKTVVPNSLDWLAYVLFGDPMARPYKPVQGQGYAVVEPIGQEIDDPVLPGSTVRFRVSLRRTPPVWYENRLMEVAQDLVFDDLRVFIVTSGLRVTPDDSIVMSRTPIGDYLGWFTLTVPNEVDTRSVLVQVYFEDGMEPVHNLRFSLKVVNRDGEGE from the coding sequence ATGAATGCGGAAGAAGCCTTAGAGTTTGTAGACAACTTAGTCTTTAATGGCACTGGCGAACACTTAGATAAAACTCAAAAGATACTCTTGTGCCAATTTTGGGAAGATAATGACAGAACTTATCAAGAGATCGGCGATCGCCTTCAATATACAGAAGACCATCTTAAATCAGTTGGTGTTAAACTGTGGCAACTATTATCAGAATTACTAGGGAAAAAAGTTTCAAAAGTCAATTTTCAAGCTGTAGTACAGCATTCCTCAGAATATATAGGCAAGTTAATCAGAGAACGTTATCGAATTATCAAATTCTTAGGTAGCCAAGATGAGGATAATATTTTTGCGTTATCCATCCCAGAATTTGAGGAAATGATAAACTTATTTTTGATTAAAGATGAAGGTTTACCAGGTGAACCTCTCTGCATGATGAAGCAATTTTCATATAAGAATCTACCCAGTTTACAGGATAGACATAGAGCGATTTTGGATGAAGCAAGATTACAATTTGAGAATCAAGTTTTGATTTTGGGTGAAATAGGTACGAATCACCTCAGTATTCCACGACTTTTGGATTATTTTGCAGACCAAGAATATTTTTATTTAATACAGCAGTATATTCAAGGTAACACATTAGAACAAGAATTACAAAAATTTGGTTTATTTAGTGAAGCTAAAATTATAAATTTTCTTCAAGAGTTTCTACCTACTTTGCAATACTGTCATAGCAAACAGGTAATTCACAGAAATATTAGTCCTACTCAAATAGTTCGTCAGACATCAAACAGTAAGATATGTTTAATAGATTTTGGAATAGCAGTATCAGTTAACTCAAATCGCTCATCATTGACTATTGGAAACCCTAATTTTGGAGCACCAGAACAACTGTCAGGGAATCCAGTTTATGCTAGTGATATTTATGCTCTTGGAAAAACTTGTGTTTATTTGCTAACTGGTAAAGTACCATCTCATTTAGAGACTAATGAAGCTTCCGTAGATAGAATACTATGGCGAAATGAAGTAAAGATTAGTAATGAATTTGCTGAAATTTTGCCAAAAATGCTGGCTGTTAACGTTCGAGAACGCTATCAATCTACCAGTGAGGTGTTGTCAGCAATTCAACAATTGGCTAATTTGTTCCAAACCATCAATTCATTTTCTGAGAATGAATCTAGAACTGTAGCATATAGTTTATTACAAAATGTATCCTCAAAGTCGTTGCTAATTGGTGGAGATTTAAAGGTTTCTATTTCTCTCAACTCACTAGATAATAACAATACAACCTATATTTTAGAACTTTCCAACAACGAAGCCACTGGAAACGAAATCAACATATTCCTTACCGCCCCTGGCTTTCAATTCAACAGCGACAATACTACCAGCCTACCTTTAGACCCCGACACTGCCAACATAACCCAAACAGCAATCTTCAATCTCACCGCACTACGCCCAGGTACAACTCAGATAAAAGCAGAACTTTACTGTGGCGACAGCTATAAAACAACCTTGGAAACCGAAGTAGAAATTACCGCATTTGAAGAAATAGAACTACGCCCACTTATTGCAGCGCGATCGCGTCCCGTTCCCCAACCAGATATAATCTTCCAAATACTGACTACTTGGAACGAAAGTCCCTCTACCTGTACCTTCAATTATCATATCGATACTTTTCAACGGCGACTGCTATTTACTGACGATGTTGACCACAACTCACAGTCCAAGTCAGCTGCTTGGGTCGAAACAACGCAACAATTATTGAAAATCACTCTCGAAGAAGCTGCCAATAGCATATCCGAAGATTTCCGCGCTCGTCTGACTTCTCTTGGTCAGTACCTGTTTAAATCTTTACTTCCAGAGGAGTTGCAAAATACTTTCCGCACTATAGCAAGTTTCAACCGCCCTTTCAGCTTACTCATTTTAGCTGACCGGGATGCTTGGTTTCCTTGGGAACTCTTGCATGATGGGCAAAAGTTTTTTGGGGAATACTTTATTATTGGACGGTGGCTGTGGGAGTTAGAAAAAACACGACCTTACGAATTTCCTGTAGGTGCGGTAAATGTTGCTCATTATGCCAATGTGGAACAGCCAGAAATTTGGACAGAGCTTTTGGAAGCACCAGGCGCACCTCCACCTATTCCTTTACAAGGTGGTGTACTTGCAGACCTGAATTTCACCGAATCATTGCGAGGTTTGCACTTAGTTCGTTTTGGTCAATCATTGGATGCAACCAACCGACAGAATGCCCCCGTGTTGATTGATAATAGTATTACCTACGATATTGAGAGTGAGGTGCAACCCGCTAAATTAAGTTTACGTCGCAATCGTCCCCTTGTTACTTTGGGTTATATAAGTGCGGATCAACCAGAATTAACTGTGTTAGAACAAACCTGGGCATCTACATTTATACGGGCTGGTTGCAGCGTCTTTGTTGCTCCTCTGTGGGCGGTGCAACCAAATGTAGAAGCAGCATTTGTCAGCGCTTTTTATAATAGCATCTGGGCTGGTCAAACTCTAGGTGTAGCGTTCCAGATGGCTTGCAGATTGGCTAAGACAGTTGTACCCAACTCCTTAGACTGGCTGGCTTATGTGCTTTTTGGCGATCCAATGGCGCGTCCTTATAAACCAGTACAGGGACAAGGCTATGCTGTAGTTGAACCTATTGGTCAAGAAATTGATGACCCCGTACTCCCAGGAAGCACAGTACGTTTTCGCGTTAGCCTGCGCCGCACACCTCCTGTATGGTACGAAAATCGGTTGATGGAGGTAGCGCAAGATTTAGTTTTTGACGATTTACGTGTTTTTATCGTCACGTCCGGATTGCGGGTAACTCCTGATGATTCCATAGTTATGAGTCGCACACCAATTGGAGATTATCTGGGTTGGTTTACGCTAACTGTCCCTAATGAGGTGGATACTCGGTCAGTCTTAGTTCAGGTTTACTTTGAGGACGGGATGGAACCCGTTCACAATTTGCGGTTTTCACTGAAGGTTGTTAATCGGGACGGAGAGGGAGAATGA
- a CDS encoding trypsin-like serine protease gives MKPFHKALVPVVVALTTTFGGCLLNAEAATFRKLRSIENENRPRYVTAGNPAHSVVNLGTGFDGVVDLLIKTDSENFGCSGSLLTSGRHILTAAHCFTDGSQNIIANSIQAFFSLPTGSTSIKSANLFIHSDWSDNFTIINGDIAIIELASEAPVAAERYDIYRGTDEVGKIGIKVGYGYSGNGNEGDISSDGLKRLGKNIYDAPGEILSKLPELETFPFPSTVLAYDFDNGLPANDAFGVHFGISDTGLGLDEINSAAGDSGGPTFINGLIAGITSFGTCYGYPDCSGSDIDNILNSSFGEFSVDTRVSTYANWIDSILSRPATVPEPSTIGAVLLAGFVALRYRKKL, from the coding sequence ATGAAACCTTTTCACAAAGCCCTTGTACCAGTAGTTGTAGCTTTGACAACTACCTTTGGGGGCTGTTTATTGAATGCAGAAGCAGCTACCTTTCGCAAGCTCAGATCCATAGAGAATGAAAATCGCCCGCGTTATGTTACAGCAGGCAATCCAGCACATTCTGTTGTCAATCTAGGAACAGGCTTTGATGGTGTTGTAGATTTACTCATCAAAACTGATTCAGAAAACTTCGGTTGTTCGGGTTCTTTATTAACCTCAGGGAGACATATTCTTACAGCCGCCCATTGTTTTACTGACGGCTCTCAAAATATTATTGCTAATAGTATTCAAGCTTTTTTCTCTCTACCTACAGGTTCTACATCCATAAAGAGTGCAAATCTCTTTATTCACTCAGACTGGAGTGATAACTTTACCATTATAAATGGCGATATTGCCATCATAGAACTAGCTTCAGAAGCACCTGTAGCAGCCGAACGCTATGATATTTATCGCGGTACAGATGAAGTTGGAAAGATAGGTATTAAAGTAGGGTATGGTTATTCTGGTAATGGTAATGAAGGCGATATTTCCTCGGATGGGTTGAAACGCCTCGGGAAAAACATCTACGATGCTCCAGGCGAAATTTTATCCAAGCTACCCGAACTAGAAACTTTCCCATTTCCTAGCACAGTTTTAGCCTATGATTTTGATAATGGGTTACCAGCTAACGATGCCTTTGGTGTCCACTTCGGTATTTCAGACACCGGGCTAGGATTGGATGAAATCAATTCAGCAGCCGGGGATTCTGGGGGACCAACATTTATTAATGGACTCATTGCTGGAATCACATCATTTGGTACGTGTTATGGTTACCCAGACTGTTCGGGTTCTGATATTGACAACATTCTCAATTCCAGCTTTGGAGAATTCAGTGTTGATACTCGAGTTTCAACATATGCAAACTGGATTGACAGTATTCTCAGCCGTCCTGCAACAGTCCCTGAACCTAGTACGATTGGTGCGGTCTTACTAGCAGGATTCGTAGCCCTTCGTTACCGAAAAAAATTATAA
- a CDS encoding CHAT domain-containing protein encodes MRGVGSPVGVKSASSCLEILIDKDDYSIGRWSFPKPDNKVLEVLTEEILECFDALRITVNKEKSLKLDAPLCHQYLVRLAEWGRTAYQAFFGEDRPNKILTSRLDENVAPTFVSEVMPFPWEVLFEGSEEDYEQGNPYMFWGLRYTPARILNPEKDIADYVLEQAQPSDMLFCLHHRLLHAHRKERPEIERLVRMTSRDRFTLLGTACNLTNGKCSDPLGDDLLKYLYKASHNMLHFACHCKESKLGDKLLISFIKDEEIAENALVLELETYKFLLRQGKFLCQPLVFLNACQSAGGADELRRTFNLPKVFIQHSAAAVIATACPVPDMFAAAFAKVFYEFFLRGQVVEDETTGEKVVRIMTIGEALRATRWYFLKEFNNPLGLAYGVYSPAGYRVEQ; translated from the coding sequence ATGAGGGGAGTTGGCAGTCCAGTTGGTGTAAAGTCGGCGAGTTCTTGCTTGGAAATCTTAATTGATAAAGATGACTACTCAATTGGGCGGTGGAGCTTTCCCAAACCGGATAATAAAGTTTTGGAAGTGCTGACAGAAGAAATTTTAGAATGCTTTGATGCTTTAAGAATAACTGTCAACAAAGAAAAAAGCCTCAAGCTAGACGCTCCTTTGTGCCATCAGTATTTGGTAAGGTTAGCTGAATGGGGACGGACGGCTTACCAAGCATTTTTTGGAGAAGACAGACCAAACAAAATCCTTACGAGTCGCTTGGATGAAAATGTAGCTCCCACTTTTGTTTCTGAAGTTATGCCTTTTCCTTGGGAAGTTTTGTTTGAGGGGAGTGAGGAGGACTACGAACAAGGAAATCCATATATGTTTTGGGGACTGCGCTACACCCCGGCTCGGATTCTCAACCCAGAAAAAGATATCGCAGACTATGTTTTAGAGCAAGCTCAACCTTCAGATATGCTGTTTTGTTTGCATCACAGGTTGCTTCACGCTCATAGGAAGGAAAGACCGGAAATTGAAAGGTTGGTTAGAATGACATCACGCGATCGCTTCACCCTCTTGGGAACAGCTTGCAACTTGACCAATGGTAAATGCAGCGACCCCTTGGGCGACGATCTGCTCAAATATCTTTACAAAGCCAGTCACAATATGTTGCATTTTGCTTGCCATTGTAAGGAAAGTAAGCTGGGGGATAAACTGCTGATTTCTTTTATTAAAGATGAGGAGATTGCAGAAAATGCTTTAGTCTTAGAGTTGGAAACTTATAAATTTTTATTGCGACAGGGTAAATTTCTCTGTCAACCTTTGGTGTTTCTTAATGCTTGTCAGTCAGCTGGAGGTGCGGATGAGTTACGGAGGACATTCAATTTACCCAAAGTGTTTATTCAGCATAGTGCAGCGGCGGTGATTGCTACTGCTTGTCCTGTACCGGATATGTTTGCGGCGGCTTTTGCAAAGGTTTTTTATGAGTTTTTTCTGCGAGGACAGGTGGTAGAGGATGAAACAACTGGGGAGAAAGTTGTTAGAATTATGACAATTGGGGAAGCACTACGGGCGACAAGGTGGTATTTTTTGAAGGAGTTTAATAATCCGTTGGGATTGGCTTATGGGGTTTATAGTCCGGCGGGTTATCGGGTGGAACAGTAA